In Synergistaceae bacterium, the genomic window CGTTCAATGCCGTAAAGCCATATCGTTGGGTAGCAAATGTGTAAAGGCGGTTGGATTCTTGCACCTGACAGCCACGTTAAATAAATTCCGCGTTGTAATGCAGTCATTGAAGCGTAAGACTCTGCACCTTCTGCGGGTAAATTTTCGCCGGGCTTGGGAAATTCTATCGGCAAAGTTACATCAATGCACGATGGCTCAGGGGTTGCGCATTCTCCATTTGACCAATAAGCAACAGGACCGGGAACGACCATATTATCAATTTGTATAGATCCTGCCCGGCCGCACCAGCGTAATAAATTCGATTGTGCCTGCGCTTTTTTCTTAGGTTCGCTCGATAGTCCATAGGGTGACTCTTCTCCTGCGGGCGCGTGTGCTGAATATGTAGCACCTGCAACTGTGTCAGCGTCAGTTACAGGACGTGCAGACAAAACAAATCCGCCTTCATCAGTGTCTTGATTCTCGTCGGGCAAATCAAGCGACTCGGGGTCTTCCACTACAACGGGGGCAAGTTCTTCGCTTTCATTCTGCGAGTCATTAGTTGAAGTTTTTGACTGCTGACGTAAAAACGCTCCTACAGCAAGAGCCACGAACAAGCCTATTACTAGATAAATCATTGTGAGATTCTCGCCTGCTTTCGTTATAAAATTTCCAGCTGATATTTTTCTAACATCATGACGGGATTATATGACAATTTCGCCTCTCTGAGTCCAGGTTCGCCCATGTCTTCCTCTCTGTTAATAAATTCGTAGGTTTTCGCTAAATTCTTGAGGAACAAAAAATTTATTGCTTGATAACTTCCGGCATATTCAGCAAAGGCCTTCTCAAAGCAGACATCTAAATTTTGCGGGTCTAATTCCTGCGCGATAGTGTAAGCGATTATTTTATCGTCAACTTTTATCAGACCGCCGGTGAAATTAAATTCTTCCCAGTGATTTAATGCTTCCTTTATTGCTAAGTCTTCATCTAAGAGTGAGGCTGCTTCGTCCTGGTTGAGAGTCGAGTCTCTGTGAATCCTCCAGCGTTCTTGAAATTCCATGACTGAGTCAAAATCTTCGGGCTTCATCGCGTAATAATCCCATTCGTAGCCGTCAAGAAAAGTTCTGACTCTGTTGCGTTTATGTGCAAAGGCTTTACCCTTGAGCGAGATTAAATCTTTGCATGAATAAATATATTCGTCCTGATCGCGGTCTTTAGTGAAGCGCAGATTTTCACGTGAGTCCAATAAATTTTTTAAATCGCTTGGAACGTCATAGATTATATTTCCTGAGTCAAATTGCGATAACTCCGAGTCCCAGTCAATATTTTTATCGCGCCAATTTCCGCACGGTCCGAAATATCCGGGGATGGGGCCTCCTGATCTGAACCAAATTAAATTTTGCGGACTGAATGCGATTTCAATCGGGTAAGCGTTCCTCCATGCCCATAAGCAAAAAAATGAGTATTCTGCATAATGAACCGGCGAGTCATGATAATAGCGCGTATAAATTTCTTTGTCCTGCCATTGTAACGGCCTAAAGTCGAGCATTTATATAAATTCCCTTCGTTGAGTGATAAAAATTTTATACTACAAAAAAAGCGGCTCTCATGTAACAAAAGCCGCCTGTTAATAAATCAATACCAGAAAAATTATTTGCTGATAGGAGCGTCAATAACTTTGTCCTTCAGATCTTTGCCGGGTCTGAATAACGGGACTTTCTTTGCCGGGATATGAACAACTTTTGTAGGATCTTGAGGATTGCGTCCTTCTCTCGCGGCTCTCTCTTTGACTTCAAAAACGCCGAAACCTACAAATGTGCAGCGGTCTCCCTTGGCAAGTGCGCCTTCTATTTCCTTGAATACTTCATCAACGACGGGAGCAACATCTTTTTTGCGCATATTAAGTTTTGTAGTGATAGCGTCAATAAGTTCTGCTTTAGTCATGATTTACACCTCCTGATTAAACTTTTCTGCATTGTATCAGCTTTTATGAATTATGCAAGAGATTCACGGGCATTTTACAAGGATTCTTGCATATTTTCATCAAATAGGCACAAATAAGCGCGTCTTGCTTTGGCTCGTTCGTCCCTGTGCTGCCATAAAAGACGGAAAAATTTAATTGCTCCTGTTATGCCATGCTTGAATATCATATAAGGCACGTACAAAATATCAGGCCTGATAAATTGCTTGAGTCCTAATTTGCGATAAAAGCCGTTTTGTTTCTGCCTGCACAAATAAAATTCAAATTCGCGTTCTATAGACCTTTTTTGACGTGTAATGCTGCTTGGATTTTCTGTAATATAATACAGGGCATCGGGAATAACTTTGAAATTTTTGACATGCAGGCCGATTTGATATGTGTAGAATGTATCATCATTAACGCCGTTGACCTCAAATTTTATGTTATGTTCTCTGATGAATGACATTTTGACGAGCTTATTAACGGGATTCATGTTCCTAAACTTTATAAGAATTTCCGTATTATGATTTGCGTTTTTCAGGTAAGCCTTCACAGATTCATTGCCTAAAATTTTAACATTTTTCTCTGTGCCGTCAGAGTTTATAACCTTCATACAGAAAAACAGGCAGTCAATTTCTTCACCGCCTGTATATTTGTCGAAAATTTCAAAGGCTTTCGGCGCAAATTCGTCATCTGCATCAGCTGCGATAAAATATTTTCCTTCTGCGCGTTCGAGTCCTTTATTGCGTGCGTGCCCTGAGTTGACGTGTTCGAGAAAGAGAATATCTAAATTTTTGTGCGTTAAAGTCTTGAGTATCTCGACATTTTCTATATTGCTTCCGTCGTCTGCTATTATAACTTGAATATCTTCACGTTCGGGAATACTTGCCAGCATTCTCCGCAAAAGTTCCGCGCTGTTGTAATGCGGAATAACAACAGAATATTTATACATTGTACCTCCGATAAAATTTTTAGCTTCTCATCTGCCACCTCCTGTAAAGACCGGCGAACAGGTGAAAAATCTCCGGCCCTGAGTAGCTTAATAATGCCGCGAGTCTTTCGCGTTTTCTTGCGTGAGAGTCAAATATTACGGTTTTGCGGTACTTTGTCATTTCCTGCCAGACCTGCATACGTTCATGTTTTAACGCTCGTGGAATTTGGAAATATCCGACTCTGTTCATACTGAATGCACGTGAAGCGGCGGCCTTCTCAAGCTCAGGGAAATTTTCTTTGATATCGCTATACAGTTTTTGTGATACAGGAATGCAAGAAAGCATTTTGGGTGTGTAGCTTTGTCTCATGGTGCTGCCGAAATAAACACGGTATAAATATAATTTCTCCGTTGTATAAGCTACTCGATCACATTCACTGATAAAACGATATGTAGTAGCAAGATCCTCGTAAATTAATCCGACGGGGAATCTTACATTCTCAACAACCTTTCGCTTGAATAATTTGCAGTGGGGCCCAGTATGTGGAGCTTTGCAGGACTGATACAGGAGTCCTCGTATAATTTCTTGAGGCGGTAGACAAAATGTTTCGATTTGATTCTGTTGCCCCCCCCCCCCCCTCGTGCAAATTACTGAATTTCACAACAGAACAAGCAGACATATCAGAGTCGTAGTCTTTCAAGAGCGAAAATAACTTTTCGACATAATTAATTTTTGCTATGTCGTCGCTGTCAATGAACGTAATATAATCGCCTCTGCACCTGTCAAGACCGTAATTTCTTGCGTGTGCCTGGCCTTTATTTTCTGTGTGATAAACGGTTATCCGCGAGTCTTTGCGTGCATATTCCTCGCAGATTTCCCCGCTTTTGTCCGGTGAGCCGTCGTCGACAAGTATTATTTCGAGATTCGTATATGTCTGATTGATTATGCTGTCTAAGCAGTCTCGTAAATAATTCTCAACTTTATAGACTGGCACAATTACGCTGACTAATTCATTATTCAAATTTGTAAATTCCTCCTCAATAAATCACAATTTCAGAGTGAAATTTCTATAACGCATAGCCCTTAACGTGTAAAGACTTATAAATACAACCGCACCGCCGCCATAATAAAGCAGCATATAAATTATTATCAGGTCGAGAGCATTAAATATCGCAGCCAACAAAATCAATAACGGCAAAATTCCGCCGATGCCCGGTTCTTGTTCGAGCCTTACACGGAGACTCCCGGAATTTTCGTGATCCGTCCGTTTTTCGTGATGAGCCGGAATAATATTTTTGTCAGAGAGTTCACGCGCTACATTTTGATATTTCTGGTAAATCAAACGCGTTAATGTATCACAGCTCGAAGCAATTGCTCCCGCGAAAATAAAATAAGGATTACTGCAAGAATCTAATACCCCCCCCCCCTTAGTATAAAATACTGATGTCCCGATACATACTCCCAGAAAAGCAACAAGAGTGTAACTGCTCTCAGCGTCAACAAATTCACCAAATGCCTGAGCCTTTACACAACGCGCTAAATTTCCGTCAGTGCAGTCAAGAAGCAGCCAGCAAGAAATTAATAACGCGCCTATAATATTACACTCCCAGCGGCCAAATAAAAACATTGAACATGCAAGAAGCCCGACAAAAGTCGAGAACACTGACACAGAATTTGCTGATATTCCATGATTGGCGCAAAAACTCGCAGTATAAAACGATAATGGCCGATAAAAAATTTTTAGCAGTATAGGATCTTTGCGCCTCTTCCATTCGGGTAAATTATCCCTGAAAAATTTTGCAGTATATCGCATTATAAATATCTCCTTGTGTTAGTTAATCTGAAATTGTTAATTAAATTATTTGTAGCATAGAGAAAAAATTATTGCAAGATAAAATAATCCTCCCCGCATTTATTCATTCACGAGGAGGCAGAAAATTTTTATTTGCTCAAGCTCTCAAGATTCGCCCTAAGTCTTTCAACCTGTGCGAGTCCCTCACTAACTTTTGTGCGTTCCTTCTCGACTACTTCAGCAGGTGCGCGCGATACAAAGTCTGCTTTATTCAATCTCGCCTGACTCGACGCAATATTTTTCTCAATCGACTCTATTTCCTGAGTCAACCTCGTTATTTCTTTCGCAACGTCAAGAACATCGCCAACCGGCAATTTTATTTCTGTCTCGCCCGTAACTGATGACAATGACGCGCCGTAATTCCAACTTTCTGAAGGCTCCTCAAGCACTACATCACGAATCTTGCACAAATTGCACACTTGATTCAATGAGTCACGTAAAATTTTCGCGCTCTCTGAGTCTGATTTTACGCGTATTACAGCCTTATTCAACCATTGCTGCGGGGGTACGTGAGCTTCTGCACGCAAATTACGTAATGCTCTGACAGAATCTTGCAAGACTCTCATTTTTTCTGTTACGCCGTCAAAAATATATTCCTGTTTCGACTCCGGCCATGACGAACGCATTATATAATTATCGCCATAACCAAACGCCGACCATAGTTCTTCTGTTACAAACGGTATAAACGGATGCAATAACGGCAATGTAACTTTAAAGACTTCTTCAAGCACTCCCGCTGTAGTTTTGCGCCTGTCCTCGCCTTCATCGCCTTTTAACGCAGGTTTTGACATCTCCAAATACCAGTCGCACACATCACCCCACACAAAATCATAAAGACTCCTTGCTGCTGTGCCTATGTCGTAAGAGTCAATTAATTTGCGAACACTCTCGGCCATTTCCTGTGTACGAGTCAAAATAAATTTGTCGTGAAGGTGCAAATTATTCGTGTCGATAGCGTGAACTTCGTCATCAAGATTCATTAATGCAAATCTCGCAGCGTTCCATAATTTATTCATGAAAAATCTATATGTCTCGATTCTTGTCGACGATAACAAAATGTCCCGTCCCTGAACCGATAACGCCGCAAGAGTCATTCTCAGCGCGTCAGCTCCGTACTGCTCAATCATTACTAACGGGTCTATGACGTTGCCTTTGGTCTTGCTCATTTTTTTGCCGTGTTCGTCGCGAATGAGTGAATGAATATAGACATCTCTAAATGGTACGTCGTCCATAAATTCAAGCCCCATCATTATCATACGCGCAACCCAGAAAAATATAATGTCAAAGCCTGTTACCATTAATGAAGTCGGATAAAAATATTTTAATTCCGGCTTATCGTCAGGCCAGCCCATTGTAGAAAACGGCCATAAAGCGCTGCTAAACCATGTGTCTAAAACGTCGCTCTCTTGAACAATATTTTTGCTATGACACTTTTCGCACTCTGTAGGGTCAATTTCTGCAACGGTTATGTGTCCGCAGTCCTTGCACTCCCACGCAGGGATTCTATGTCCCCACCATAATTGGCGCGATATGCACCAGTCGCGGATATTTTCCATCCAGTTAAAATAAGTTTTCTCCCATTGTTCGGGAACCCAGCGAATTTTTCCTTCTTTGACGGCTTTGACTCCTCGTTCTGCAAGTGGCTTAGTCTTGACAAACCATTGTTCTGACAAATAAGGCTCTACAGTTGTCCCGCAGCGTTGGCAATGTCCGACGGAGTGTGTTATTTGCTCGGTCTTGAATAATAATCCGAGTGATTCTAAATCTTTTACTGACTCTGTGCGAGCGTCTTTAATTGTCATGCCTTGATATTTGCCGGCGTTCTCGTTCATTATGCCTTGTGAGTCAATTACTTGAATCTGCTCTAAATTGTGGTTCAGCCCTACAAGAAAATCATTAGGATCATGAGCAGGAGTAATTTTCACGCAGCCCGTACCGAATTCAGGATCTACCATGTTATCTTGAATGATGGGAATCTCTCTATCAGTCAGGGGGACTCTTACATGCTTACCGATTAAATGTTTATATTTCTCGCTTCTAGGATGCACGGCAATAGCTACATCGCCGATTATTGTTTCGGGTCTTGTTGTTGCGACCAAGATAAATTTTTCTTCGCAGTCCTGCTCTACTAACGGGTATTTGACGTAATAAAAATTTCCCTGCTCCTCGCTGTATTCGACTTCCAAATCAGAAATTGCAGTTGCACACCTCGGGCACCAGTTGACGATATATTTTCCGCGATAAATTAAATCTTTCTTGTACAACCTCACGAAAACAGCACGAACAGCGCGCGATAACCCCTCGTCAAGAGTAAATCTTTCACGCCTCCAGTCGCAAGAGTTGCCGAGTCTCTTCATTTGCTCGATTATTCGTGAGCCATAAACTTTTTTCCATTCCCAGACCTTTTTTACAAATTCTTCGCGGCCAAGATCGTAACGTGAGATACCTTTTTTCGCTAAATCCTTCTCGACGACATTTTGAGTCGCTATTCCTGCATGATCTGTACCGGGAAGCCATAAAACGCTGTAACCTTCCATTCGTTTAGCGCGGCACATAATATCTTGAAAAGTGTGATCGAATGCATGTCCGACATGAAGTGAGCCGGTTACGTTCGGGGGCGGGATAACGATAGAAAATGCTTTTGCGTCGGGGTTAATTTCTGCGTTGAAGAGTCCTGCGTCGAGCCATTTTTTATACCATTTCTGCTCGATTGAGTCGGGTGAATAATTTTTCTCTAGATTTCTGTTGCGATTCATAAAGTTTTTATCTCCTGTATTAAATTTTCTATAGCTTCATCAGTTGTAGCCCAGCTTGTACAAAATCTTACTGCGAGTTTATTATCTTGCAAGGGCCGCCAAGTTTCATAATCAAATTTAGCTGATAAAATTTTGTGCTGCTCCTGAGTCAAAATCGGGAACTGCTGATTTGTAAATGATTCTACCAAGAACGGAATTTTTTGCGCGTTAAATGCACGTTTAATCTTCATTGCTTGTTTATATGAGTGAGTCGCGTTTGCAATATATAAATTATCGTCATCAAATAATGCCTCGAACTGAAGACCGACTATGCGTCCCTTAGCTAATAATCCGCATTGCTGTTTAATGAACGTGCGGAAAGTCTTTAAATTTTTTGTCGATAACGTTTCAGGATTGGGAAAAATTACAGCCTCGCCGAACAAAGCCCCGTTTTTAGTTGCTCCGATATAGAATGCATCACAAAGCCGTGAAATATCTTCTAAAGCTGCATGATCTGACTCAGAGACTAAGCCCGCGCCGAGTCTGGCACCATCGAGAAAAAGTTTTAAGTCATACTCATTGCAGACGGATTTAATTTTTTCGAGCTGCTGACGTGTGTAGAGAGTCCCTAATTCCGACGAGAAAGAAATATAAACGAGTCCCGGCTGTACTGAGTGTTCGTGAGTCTCATCAGCATAGAAGGCCGCTAAATATTTTCGTAAGTCTTCAGGATCAAGTAAGCCATTATGATTCGGCAATGTCAAAATTTTATGGCCGGTTGACTCGATTGCGCCTGATTCATGAACGTTTATGTGTCCAGAGTCAACGCTGATTACGCCCTCGACAGGATTCAAGAAAGATTTTATCACGGTTGTATTTGTCTGAGTCCCGCCTAACATGAAGAAAACTTTTGCGTCAGGTCTGTTAATGAATTTGCGTATTAAATCTTTTGCGCGTTTGCAGTGGTCGTCGACTCCATAGCCGGAAGTCTGTTCGAGATTTGTGCGTGAAAGCATGTCCAAAATTTTGGGGTTGCAGCCCTCTTGATAGTCAGTCTCAAATTTT contains:
- a CDS encoding DUF2156 domain-containing protein, giving the protein MLDFRPLQWQDKEIYTRYYHDSPVHYAEYSFFCLWAWRNAYPIEIAFSPQNLIWFRSGGPIPGYFGPCGNWRDKNIDWDSELSQFDSGNIIYDVPSDLKNLLDSRENLRFTKDRDQDEYIYSCKDLISLKGKAFAHKRNRVRTFLDGYEWDYYAMKPEDFDSVMEFQERWRIHRDSTLNQDEAASLLDEDLAIKEALNHWEEFNFTGGLIKVDDKIIAYTIAQELDPQNLDVCFEKAFAEYAGSYQAINFLFLKNLAKTYEFINREEDMGEPGLREAKLSYNPVMMLEKYQLEIL
- a CDS encoding glycosyltransferase family 2 protein, whose translation is MYKYSVVIPHYNSAELLRRMLASIPEREDIQVIIADDGSNIENVEILKTLTHKNLDILFLEHVNSGHARNKGLERAEGKYFIAADADDEFAPKAFEIFDKYTGGEEIDCLFFCMKVINSDGTEKNVKILGNESVKAYLKNANHNTEILIKFRNMNPVNKLVKMSFIREHNIKFEVNGVNDDTFYTYQIGLHVKNFKVIPDALYYITENPSSITRQKRSIEREFEFYLCRQKQNGFYRKLGLKQFIRPDILYVPYMIFKHGITGAIKFFRLLWQHRDERAKARRAYLCLFDENMQESL
- a CDS encoding CDP-alcohol phosphatidyltransferase family protein, translated to MRYTAKFFRDNLPEWKRRKDPILLKIFYRPLSFYTASFCANHGISANSVSVFSTFVGLLACSMFLFGRWECNIIGALLISCWLLLDCTDGNLARCVKAQAFGEFVDAESSYTLVAFLGVCIGTSVFYTKGGGVLDSCSNPYFIFAGAIASSCDTLTRLIYQKYQNVARELSDKNIIPAHHEKRTDHENSGSLRVRLEQEPGIGGILPLLILLAAIFNALDLIIIYMLLYYGGGAVVFISLYTLRAMRYRNFTLKL
- a CDS encoding valine--tRNA ligase, whose product is MNRNRNLEKNYSPDSIEQKWYKKWLDAGLFNAEINPDAKAFSIVIPPPNVTGSLHVGHAFDHTFQDIMCRAKRMEGYSVLWLPGTDHAGIATQNVVEKDLAKKGISRYDLGREEFVKKVWEWKKVYGSRIIEQMKRLGNSCDWRRERFTLDEGLSRAVRAVFVRLYKKDLIYRGKYIVNWCPRCATAISDLEVEYSEEQGNFYYVKYPLVEQDCEEKFILVATTRPETIIGDVAIAVHPRSEKYKHLIGKHVRVPLTDREIPIIQDNMVDPEFGTGCVKITPAHDPNDFLVGLNHNLEQIQVIDSQGIMNENAGKYQGMTIKDARTESVKDLESLGLLFKTEQITHSVGHCQRCGTTVEPYLSEQWFVKTKPLAERGVKAVKEGKIRWVPEQWEKTYFNWMENIRDWCISRQLWWGHRIPAWECKDCGHITVAEIDPTECEKCHSKNIVQESDVLDTWFSSALWPFSTMGWPDDKPELKYFYPTSLMVTGFDIIFFWVARMIMMGLEFMDDVPFRDVYIHSLIRDEHGKKMSKTKGNVIDPLVMIEQYGADALRMTLAALSVQGRDILLSSTRIETYRFFMNKLWNAARFALMNLDDEVHAIDTNNLHLHDKFILTRTQEMAESVRKLIDSYDIGTAARSLYDFVWGDVCDWYLEMSKPALKGDEGEDRRKTTAGVLEEVFKVTLPLLHPFIPFVTEELWSAFGYGDNYIMRSSWPESKQEYIFDGVTEKMRVLQDSVRALRNLRAEAHVPPQQWLNKAVIRVKSDSESAKILRDSLNQVCNLCKIRDVVLEEPSESWNYGASLSSVTGETEIKLPVGDVLDVAKEITRLTQEIESIEKNIASSQARLNKADFVSRAPAEVVEKERTKVSEGLAQVERLRANLESLSK
- a CDS encoding HU family DNA-binding protein; translation: MTKAELIDAITTKLNMRKKDVAPVVDEVFKEIEGALAKGDRCTFVGFGVFEVKERAAREGRNPQDPTKVVHIPAKKVPLFRPGKDLKDKVIDAPISK
- a CDS encoding glycosyltransferase family 2 protein translates to MNNELVSVIVPVYKVENYLRDCLDSIINQTYTNLEIILVDDGSPDKSGEICEEYARKDSRITVYHTENKGQAHARNYGLDRCRGDYITFIDSDDIAKINYVEKLFSLLKDYDSDMSACSVVKFSNLHEGGGGATESNRNILSTASRNYTRTPVSVLQSSTYWAPLQIIQAKGC
- a CDS encoding aminotransferase class V-fold PLP-dependent enzyme, translating into MLSRTNLEQTSGYGVDDHCKRAKDLIRKFINRPDAKVFFMLGGTQTNTTVIKSFLNPVEGVISVDSGHINVHESGAIESTGHKILTLPNHNGLLDPEDLRKYLAAFYADETHEHSVQPGLVYISFSSELGTLYTRQQLEKIKSVCNEYDLKLFLDGARLGAGLVSESDHAALEDISRLCDAFYIGATKNGALFGEAVIFPNPETLSTKNLKTFRTFIKQQCGLLAKGRIVGLQFEALFDDDNLYIANATHSYKQAMKIKRAFNAQKIPFLVESFTNQQFPILTQEQHKILSAKFDYETWRPLQDNKLAVRFCTSWATTDEAIENLIQEIKTL